One stretch of Muribaculum intestinale DNA includes these proteins:
- a CDS encoding S-ribosylhomocysteine lyase translates to MNKIPSFTVNHLTLRRGIYLSRRDMSPSGDAITTFDIRMTEPNREPAIDGAALHAIEHLAATYLRNSPWQSDIVYWGPMGCRTGNYLVLLGDHTPAEVKEMMRATMEFIAGFDGEIPGATPRDCGNYSYMNLDEARRQARRFLDEVIHDPQMPTEYPE, encoded by the coding sequence ATGAATAAGATTCCAAGTTTTACCGTCAATCATCTCACCCTGCGCAGAGGCATATATCTGTCGCGCCGCGATATGAGCCCCTCGGGCGATGCAATCACCACCTTCGACATCCGTATGACCGAGCCCAACCGCGAGCCGGCCATCGACGGAGCCGCTCTCCACGCCATCGAGCATCTCGCAGCCACATATCTGCGCAACAGCCCCTGGCAGTCCGACATTGTATACTGGGGCCCGATGGGATGCCGCACAGGCAACTACCTCGTGCTGCTCGGCGACCATACCCCGGCAGAAGTAAAAGAGATGATGCGTGCCACGATGGAGTTTATCGCCGGATTCGACGGAGAGATACCGGGTGCCACTCCGCGCGACTGCGGCAACTACTCTTACATGAATCTCGACGAGGCTCGCCGCCAGGCACGCCGCTTTCTCGACGAGGTAATCCACGACCCGCAGATGCCGACAGAGTATCCCGAATGA
- a CDS encoding GumC family protein: MQVLNLTCNDVNVQRAEDFINTLISAYNEDWVRDKNQIATATSQFINDRLAVIEQELGHVDSDISSYKSEHLIPDLALVSQIYLDQSHEAANQVLELNNQLYMARYIRTFLADERNKGQLLPANSGLGNSTVEKQIADYNTLMLERNSLASNSSESNPLVVDRDNSLEASRNAIISSIDNQINALNAQVRAFRGSESKSRNQIASNPQQAKYLLSVERQQKVKEALYLFLLQKREENELSQAFTAYNTRIITPPMGPVGPTSPVRRNILLIAFVAGLAIPAGILFTMESLNTKVRVRKDIENITAPFLGELPMSGKVKKKGIRARLLSMIGIKPKAGDVERYEILVKEGSRNIVNEAFRVIRSNLEFIIGKNTDHKVIMLTSMNPGSGKTFITSNLAASFAIKGKKVCIVDLDLRKTTISKYVGSPRAGVSGYLNGEIADWHKILMPVGKTHNLSMLPGGSIPPNPSELLYSPNMSRLIDELRKEFDLVFIDCPPTDMVADTSIITPMADLTIFVMRSGVLDRRLVPAIQGFYTDKKFNNMTILLNGIPSKVNGYGYGYGYGYGYGYGYGYGHGKEDA; encoded by the coding sequence ATGCAAGTGCTCAATCTCACATGCAACGACGTGAACGTACAGCGCGCCGAGGACTTCATCAACACTCTGATATCGGCCTACAACGAGGACTGGGTACGCGACAAAAACCAGATAGCCACAGCGACATCACAGTTCATCAACGACCGCCTTGCCGTAATCGAGCAGGAACTCGGCCATGTCGACTCCGACATATCATCCTACAAATCCGAGCATCTGATTCCCGACCTCGCGCTGGTAAGCCAGATATACCTCGACCAGAGCCATGAAGCAGCCAACCAGGTGCTTGAGCTGAACAACCAGCTCTACATGGCGCGCTATATACGCACATTCCTTGCCGACGAGCGCAACAAAGGACAGTTGCTGCCCGCCAACTCAGGCCTCGGCAACTCAACGGTCGAGAAGCAGATAGCCGACTACAATACACTGATGCTGGAGCGCAACTCCCTGGCCTCAAACTCCTCGGAAAGCAACCCGCTCGTGGTCGACCGCGACAACTCGCTTGAGGCCTCGCGCAATGCCATAATATCATCTATTGACAATCAGATAAACGCACTCAATGCCCAGGTGCGCGCATTCCGCGGAAGCGAGTCGAAGAGCCGCAACCAGATTGCCTCCAACCCACAGCAGGCAAAATACCTGCTTTCGGTCGAGCGACAGCAGAAAGTAAAGGAGGCTCTCTATCTGTTCCTGCTTCAGAAGCGTGAAGAAAACGAGTTGTCGCAGGCATTCACCGCCTACAACACCCGCATCATCACTCCTCCTATGGGGCCCGTAGGACCCACATCGCCCGTGCGCCGCAACATACTCCTGATTGCCTTTGTGGCCGGCCTGGCCATACCCGCCGGGATACTCTTCACGATGGAAAGCCTCAACACCAAGGTGCGCGTGCGAAAAGATATAGAGAATATCACCGCACCATTCCTCGGCGAGCTCCCCATGTCGGGCAAAGTAAAGAAGAAAGGTATACGCGCCCGTCTGCTCTCCATGATTGGAATCAAGCCTAAGGCAGGCGATGTGGAGAGATATGAGATACTTGTAAAGGAAGGCTCGCGCAACATCGTCAACGAGGCATTCCGCGTGATACGCTCCAACCTCGAATTCATCATCGGAAAGAACACCGACCACAAGGTAATAATGCTTACATCAATGAATCCGGGCTCGGGGAAGACATTCATAACCTCCAACCTCGCCGCATCATTCGCCATAAAGGGGAAGAAGGTATGCATAGTCGATCTTGACCTTCGGAAGACCACGATAAGCAAATATGTGGGCTCACCAAGAGCAGGTGTCTCGGGGTATCTCAACGGAGAGATTGCCGACTGGCACAAGATACTCATGCCTGTAGGCAAGACCCACAACCTGTCGATGCTGCCGGGCGGAAGCATACCTCCCAACCCCTCCGAACTGTTGTACTCGCCCAATATGAGCCGCCTTATCGACGAGTTGCGCAAGGAGTTCGACCTGGTGTTCATCGACTGTCCGCCTACCGACATGGTCGCCGACACGAGCATCATCACCCCGATGGCCGACCTTACGATATTCGTAATGCGCTCAGGTGTGCTTGACCGCCGTCTTGTGCCCGCTATCCAGGGATTCTATACCGACAAGAAGTTCAACAACATGACCATCCTGCTCAACGGCATACCCTCAAAAGTAAACGGATACGGCTATGGATACGGTTACGGGTATGGTTACGGATACGGCTACGGGTACGGACATGGAAAAGAGGATGCATGA
- a CDS encoding RagB/SusD family nutrient uptake outer membrane protein — protein MMKKTLKYIAGSLAAVMLAGCNDLNTLPMGEYYTDDQRKDAIEENPDAIEGVMAAVYANFYAFEKNIDDFLADFGYPATMLSLDNRSQDMSMMMNYGWFETSELYTDNTPTNQELTCTWGTLYRVVYSSNDLLKILPADTENATLLCYKAQALSARAWAYHMLVQLFATPYSVNPQAPGVPVITDLNEDEAVANGTPRGTVAQVYTQIMSDLDEAIDIFDMGVYTSRFDKRFIDPAVAHGLRARANLCQGLYTEAADDASMALQLTDGANCGVNVVNKPAFNSFTQSDFMWGIHISEQDAHGLYTFAGMMGSLTYGYAYAGQWRCINAKLWDMIPEGDVRKGWWQGNEPDPDWLDEEKPDNSIYVYKSNVDNYTPDGYDPSVAPYAPYGVGVILGLLDCPPYAVVKFAPYQDYLINSTGATDIPLMRTEEMELIIAECQAHTDWQTAKTTVENFVNTYRWTGDTPYVCPATSQDEMLDEVWFQRRIELWGEGFSYTDCLRLQKGIDRRGGGFPAEAVFNIAANAPILLFPIPNAEMEGNHAITAANQNPSGEVMAIVGADAEADPYWYKARN, from the coding sequence ATGATGAAAAAGACTTTAAAATATATTGCCGGCTCACTCGCCGCAGTGATGCTGGCCGGGTGTAACGACCTCAATACCCTCCCGATGGGAGAATACTACACCGACGACCAGCGCAAGGATGCCATTGAAGAAAATCCCGACGCTATCGAGGGTGTGATGGCCGCCGTATATGCCAACTTCTACGCGTTCGAAAAGAATATCGACGATTTCCTCGCCGACTTCGGATATCCCGCTACAATGCTCTCGCTCGACAACCGCAGCCAGGACATGTCGATGATGATGAACTACGGATGGTTTGAGACAAGCGAACTTTATACCGACAACACCCCCACCAACCAGGAACTGACATGCACATGGGGTACGCTCTACCGTGTGGTCTACTCTTCCAACGACCTGCTGAAGATCCTCCCCGCCGACACCGAAAACGCCACTCTGCTCTGCTACAAGGCACAGGCTCTGTCGGCACGCGCATGGGCCTACCACATGCTGGTGCAGCTCTTCGCCACTCCCTACAGCGTCAATCCACAGGCTCCGGGTGTACCCGTGATAACCGACCTGAACGAAGATGAGGCTGTAGCCAACGGAACACCCCGCGGCACCGTGGCTCAGGTGTACACACAGATTATGTCGGACCTCGACGAGGCAATCGACATTTTCGACATGGGAGTATACACATCGCGCTTCGACAAGCGATTCATCGACCCCGCCGTGGCCCACGGTCTCCGCGCCCGCGCCAACCTCTGCCAGGGTCTTTATACCGAAGCTGCCGATGACGCCTCCATGGCGCTTCAGCTCACCGACGGTGCCAACTGCGGCGTAAATGTCGTAAACAAGCCCGCATTCAACAGCTTCACTCAGTCCGACTTCATGTGGGGCATACATATCTCCGAACAGGATGCACACGGCCTCTACACATTCGCCGGCATGATGGGTTCGCTCACCTACGGCTATGCCTACGCCGGACAGTGGCGCTGCATCAACGCCAAGCTCTGGGATATGATTCCCGAAGGCGACGTGCGCAAAGGCTGGTGGCAGGGCAATGAACCCGACCCCGACTGGCTGGACGAAGAAAAACCCGACAACAGCATCTACGTATATAAGTCGAATGTCGACAACTATACTCCCGACGGTTACGACCCCAGCGTGGCTCCATATGCCCCCTATGGTGTAGGCGTAATACTCGGTCTGCTCGACTGTCCTCCTTACGCAGTGGTCAAGTTCGCACCATATCAAGACTATCTGATTAACTCTACCGGAGCTACCGACATACCTCTGATGCGTACCGAAGAGATGGAGCTCATCATTGCCGAATGCCAGGCCCACACCGACTGGCAGACAGCCAAGACTACTGTGGAGAACTTCGTCAACACCTACCGCTGGACAGGCGACACCCCCTATGTATGCCCGGCCACATCGCAGGATGAAATGCTCGACGAGGTATGGTTCCAGCGCCGTATAGAGCTCTGGGGCGAGGGATTCAGCTACACCGACTGTCTCCGCCTGCAGAAAGGTATCGACCGCCGTGGCGGAGGATTCCCCGCCGAGGCCGTATTCAACATCGCGGCCAACGCTCCCATCCTCCTCTTCCCGATTCCCAACGCCGAGATGGAAGGCAACCATGCGATTACCGCAGCCAACCAGAATCCTTCGGGTGAAGTGATGGCCATCGTAGGCGCCGACGCCGAGGCCGACCCCTACTGGTACAAAGCTCGCAACTGA
- a CDS encoding 5'-methylthioadenosine/adenosylhomocysteine nucleosidase — protein MKIGIIVAMGKELDLLLPHIEGHSQTVLPSGQTLHTGTMAGGRHSVAAMQSGIGKVNAALGTAALVDAFGPELVINTGVAGGTGSDARVMDVVVGDRVAYHDVWCGPCAERGQIQGMPRFFEGAPAVLGLEVLDSISRLHRGLIASGDQFVDNAADLAKITALYPDVKAVDMESAAMAHTCHSKGVPFASIRVVSDTPGKEEDNTGQYLDFWTDAPKATFATLQTLVNAL, from the coding sequence ATGAAAATCGGTATAATCGTGGCAATGGGCAAGGAACTCGACCTGTTGCTCCCCCACATTGAAGGACACTCACAGACAGTGCTCCCCTCGGGCCAGACCCTCCACACCGGCACCATGGCCGGCGGACGCCATAGCGTGGCCGCCATGCAGAGCGGCATCGGAAAGGTCAATGCCGCCCTGGGCACCGCGGCCCTCGTCGACGCGTTCGGCCCCGAGCTCGTGATAAACACAGGTGTGGCCGGAGGCACCGGCTCCGACGCCAGAGTTATGGATGTGGTGGTGGGCGACCGTGTGGCCTACCACGACGTGTGGTGCGGACCCTGCGCCGAACGCGGACAGATACAGGGTATGCCCCGCTTTTTTGAAGGCGCCCCCGCTGTGCTCGGGCTTGAAGTTCTCGACAGCATAAGCCGCCTGCACCGCGGACTGATTGCCAGCGGCGACCAGTTTGTCGACAATGCCGCCGACCTGGCGAAAATTACCGCGCTATACCCCGACGTGAAGGCCGTCGACATGGAGAGCGCCGCCATGGCCCACACATGCCATAGCAAGGGTGTGCCCTTCGCCAGCATACGCGTGGTAAGCGACACCCCCGGCAAGGAGGAGGACAACACGGGCCAGTATCTCGACTTCTGGACCGACGCTCCCAAAGCCACATTCGCCACTCTGCAGACCCTCGTCAACGCATTGTAA
- a CDS encoding helix-turn-helix domain-containing protein, with protein MKDIKAIRGRYYIHGLIQEGEHEHQDFKFAITDAPKIAHSISAFANNDGGHLLIGVRDNGSVAGVRSDEDIYMIEQAALMYCRPAQKVEITAFAVEAGAIVVRARIPKAEKRPVYARDTDGSWRAYFRVKDENIVAHPVMLAAWERMARGGDTLFALSQAETALLTYLDEWGMTTVDRYMTGAHISRATATDIVARLYAMGIIDFSYTGSEFVIVRK; from the coding sequence ATGAAGGACATAAAAGCCATACGGGGCCGATATTACATCCACGGACTGATACAGGAGGGGGAGCATGAGCACCAGGACTTCAAATTTGCCATCACCGACGCCCCCAAGATAGCCCACTCCATCAGCGCCTTCGCCAACAACGACGGAGGGCATCTGCTCATAGGCGTACGCGACAACGGCTCAGTGGCCGGAGTGCGCTCCGACGAGGATATCTACATGATAGAGCAGGCGGCCCTGATGTATTGCCGCCCGGCACAGAAGGTGGAAATAACCGCATTTGCCGTGGAGGCAGGAGCGATAGTGGTGCGTGCCCGGATACCCAAGGCTGAAAAACGTCCGGTCTACGCCCGCGACACCGACGGCTCATGGCGCGCCTACTTCAGGGTAAAGGATGAGAATATAGTAGCGCATCCGGTGATGCTCGCCGCATGGGAGCGGATGGCGCGCGGAGGCGACACCCTCTTCGCCCTGTCGCAGGCCGAGACGGCTCTGCTCACATATCTCGACGAATGGGGCATGACCACCGTCGACCGCTACATGACCGGCGCCCACATATCCCGCGCCACGGCCACAGATATCGTGGCCCGGCTGTATGCAATGGGCATAATCGATTTCTCGTATACAGGAAGCGAATTTGTAATCGTGCGAAAATAA